DNA from Longimicrobium sp.:
GTGGCGGCGAGGGCGGGCAGACACGCAGGTCTGCCCCTACGGGATCTCGGTGCGGAGGGCGGACATCGGGGTGGGGGCGAGGGCGGGCGCGATGAATCGCGCCCCTACAACTGATGTTCTCCGGGAGTCCGCGAAGGCGGACTTTGTGCTTTTGTTGCCGCGAGTTTACTCGCCCCAGCCCTGAACCCGGTCCCGTTCTTCCGGAGGTGCGTCGGGTATCCGTGCGAGCGCGGCATCATAGCTCGCGCGGTCACCCCGAGCTGCGCGCGCGGCGAGATAATCCTCCGTCATCAGCGCGGACATCTTTTCGGCGACGGCGGTGGCGATAAACTGATCGATCGAGATTCCCTCGCGCGAAGCAAGCTCGCGGACCTGCTTGTGGAGCGACTCGGG
Protein-coding regions in this window:
- a CDS encoding toxin-antitoxin system HicB family antitoxin — translated: MTTLSLRLPESLHKQVRELASREGISIDQFIATAVAEKMSALMTEDYLAARAARGDRASYDAALARIPDAPPEERDRVQGWGE